Below is a window of Pseudomonas sp. B21-040 DNA.
TCAGCTACTTGAGCGACATTGATCCTGTCTGCGCGTCTCCGGGACGGGCAAACTGATTAGGTCAAACCAAGTTGGCGCGCAGAATATCACGGTCGGGCGACCGTGCGCTCCCGAAAGGACTCACGGGTCTAGTCCAGACGAGGCTCGTTCGCCGCGTTCTGGCCCAAACGATTCAGCACAAACACCTTGGCGTTGCGGATCATCTGGTCCAAATGCCGGTCGCGCTGCTTCTCGGCATCGATCATTGCGCGCTTGCCATGCTTTTGCAGCAAGTAGGCATGGATCTGTCGAACCTCCAGCGAACCGTAGATCGACGCCACATCCAGCAGCCCCATCAAGCCTTCGCTACTGTGGTCGCGAGTGTTCATCAGCACTTGGGTGCTGCGCACACCCAGCACCTGAAACCCCATCGATTCGAACCATGGCACCTTGGCGACGGCGCAGGTCAATTCGGCGTGCGGGTAACGGTGAGTCATGTCTTGCAGCATGGCGCGCGCGACACCTCGGCGACGATGGCCGGCGTCGACCGCCATGTAGGCCACGCCACACGCATCGGGGTCGTCTTTGATCGGCAGGTACAACAGAAAACCGATGACTTTCGACGGGTCTTCATCGTCGGTGGCGACGATCAACTCGACAGCAATGCCCTTGGAGCCGTCGAGTGCTTCCAGGTACAGGTGCACTTCGA
It encodes the following:
- a CDS encoding GNAT family N-acetyltransferase, giving the protein MPQLTHFDAPCPEPINSQILQMVVDNLTDISMVGIGPSNPLYNVYQYTVGFEVHLYLEALDGSKGIAVELIVATDDEDPSKVIGFLLYLPIKDDPDACGVAYMAVDAGHRRRGVARAMLQDMTHRYPHAELTCAVAKVPWFESMGFQVLGVRSTQVLMNTRDHSSEGLMGLLDVASIYGSLEVRQIHAYLLQKHGKRAMIDAEKQRDRHLDQMIRNAKVFVLNRLGQNAANEPRLD